tattgtactgtatatagtattttattttattctataatTAATGGGAGGTGAAGAGGGACAGCAGACATTAGTCAGGTACAGACGCAGCAGCTCAGTGCTCTGTtatgttgttattttaaaaaggtagATGTGCCCTCTGATCATGGATAATCAGTCTAATAAAAGAAGTTTCATTCTGTCAGGATTTAATGAGACGATGAATTTCACAGTACCCCTCTTCTCAGTTACTTTACTGTATTACTGTGTGATTTTGTTCTTCAATATTTCTCTTGTGCTGCTCATTGTCTTGGATGAAAGCCTCCATGAACCTATGTACATTTTCCTGAGTAGCCTTTGCATTAATGCCCTTTATGGGACCACAGGTTTCTACCCAAAATTCCTTTCAGATTTACTGTCGTCTTCTCACAGAATCTCCTATGAAGGGTGCCTTTTACAAGCTTTTATCATGTATTCATGTGTGTGCTGTAATTTGTCTATTGTAGCTGTCATGGCCTTTGACAGGTATCTGGCAATATGTCGACCTCTGCACTACCACTCTTTCATGACTAAGAGGAGGCTTTCACAGCTGGTGTGTTTCTCCTGGCTGAcacctttctgtgtttttgccaTTAATGTCCTGCTTACAGCAAGACTCAAGTTATGTGGTATAAAGATTCAGAGAGTCTTATGTCTAAACTGGTTAATTGTTCAACTTGCTTGTCCTGAAGCTGACACTTTTTCAAATAACATAAGTGCATATGTGATACTTGTCATTATTGTGTCTCATTGGCTTTTCATAATTTGGACTTACTTATATCTTATTAAAACATGTGTGAGGTCCAGAGAGGACAGAGTAAAGTTTATGCAGACCTGTGTGCCCCATCTGACTTCTGTGATCATAAATTTCACTGTAATGGTTTTTGATGCGATGTACTTGCGCTTTGGCTCCAGAGATTTACCCCAAAGCCTCCAAAACTTCATCACTCTTGAATTTCTCATCATCCGTCCAGTTATGAATCCTCTCATGTATGGATTTAAACTCAGCAAAATACGAAACAGAATCTtgagtttaatttatttgaaaggGAAATGATTTCCATTAAGGTTAGATTTccttatttaaaataattcaaaaatattcaaaacagaTGCAGCAATATAAATACAAGTCTTTCTGAAGGCACTTGATTCAGAAACATTTAGTCATGTTTGCCTTGTCTAAGGCAAACATATATTTGGACTAGACTAATTTTACTAATATTCTTTGTTATATTTGTCATAATATGACACATATTTGTCATATATGTCATATTTGTTCAATCCAGCACGAAcgttaaatgaaaacaacattgttttttcatgtttttgactaagaatttcattttaaaaaggattCTGCATGATTGTTTAAGTACTGTTGTAAAATTCTGATGATTTCTGAATATACCATTCAGAAATCATCACAAAttgatatttcatttctttgccttgCTGTGTCGTGATGATCAAGGTATATTAGCTGATATATAACACGTTACATGTATAAATATAAGGATCAGTGTTATTAGGTTGTAATTTTTtcagtagtatttatttatttatataggggtttttattattttggaaaaatagtaatagtaattGAACTGTTAcctacttttattttggcagttttttgttgtttttaaatttatatgtAAATTTCTCTCTGTACATTAATTAATGACACCATAATTCTGTACTTTTTGAAATCTGATCATATATCCCCATTGCTTGACATACAGTAGTATTTACTACTTTAACAATTAAAGTTTTGTTTAGCATATCAagtataaaattgtatttttcaatCCCAtagcattaaattaaaaaaaaccaacaaaaaaacaatgcaataaTAGTATTTTAACAGTAACTCCCTTCTCTTCTACTCCTTCCTCGCCTTATCCTTCCAACCAACCCTCAGCTCTATCATATCTTCTTTCTAATAGCAGATCCTTTAAATTCAAAgtgaaatatatttctaaagcaCGTTTAAAACAATAGCTTTTGACTAATGTGCTatcatgtaataataataatcaaatgacaaaaaaaaaacacgggaCAAAATGACAGAAtttaaggaaggaaaaataaaaagagaaaacatgagtAAGAAATACCacaaaaaaagtaatcaaatcttctgatttaaaagacaaaaaataaaagtggctTTTCAAATgggttttaaaaatgtctaatGTTGGGGTGATCCTGATGTGAAAGGGCATTTTGTTCCACAGTTTAGGAGCAGCCACAGCAAAGGCCCGATCTCCTCTGTGCCTTAATCTGGACCTCAGGAAATGTAGGAGCATGTGGTCTGCAGACCTCAGTGATCTTGAAGAATtgtacaaattaaaaatatcagAAAGGTACGAAAGGGCGATAATCCATGAAATACCTTAGAAACAATTAATGAGCTAAATAAAGCTTCTACAAGGATAAAGATCTGATATGatccattcatctcacctgctGTATTATACTATTTCCAAACTGTTTGGTACAAAGATAAATCAGAGGTCAAACCAGATCATCAAGGAactattatttgtaaatatagtttcattttaaaaatgtaataattttaatcattttgaaCAATTAAAACGCTTAAAATGTAAGACTTCCCTCAAAAAGAATGAAACCATCACTACCGCTACTCCTTCCATCTTCACAGTCATATCTATCTCCTGCtccttcacacacatgtattctatACATGCTATACATATGCATACTATACATCGCATCTAAAGTGCTCTTTCTTGTCATGAAGCCTGAAGTCATACTACTGCTCACACATCACTCTTCCACCTTTACAGTGcacctgttttattgtttattgcaaAAACCTGACTTGTTGCCTGCAAAACGCAAGTAAGTACAGGGTACTGCACCTTAGTCACTCCATAACAAGACCCGCACCCCAGAAAAGTACAGGGTACTTACAGTGTActtgtttcattgtttgttgCAAAAGCCTGACTTGATGTCCTCAAATTGAACTTAAATACAGGGTACTTTCACCTTTGTGGCAGGTTGTGTTATAATGTGTTACCTTTCATTAGTTTACATAAATTCATTACATATGTTTGTGACACACGCTAGGCACagatacacccacacacaggtcGTTGTCATCAGATCCCACATTTATTAAGAGTGTGCACTGAATTACAACAGAACACCGTCTGACAGCGGTCGGTTTCCCCAGCGTCTCTCTCCTCCGCTCCTCTCCACCTCACTAtataaaggaaaggaaaaccACCATCAGTCCAAAatcgccatcagctgttcttaccagcaccgccccgttgagctcactgcaccactcctcccctgcagctgcgccccggaccacacctccgccacaatGTTAAACTATAAACACTTAAAATCATATAGAGATCAGTCTCAATAAGCATATGCATCAGCGCGTTCTTCTGGTTTttacacattaaataaaaaatgagtgaAACTAAGCACATTTCCTGCACATTTTTTTAGGTTTgtggtggcagatttcttttctcatgtattagtcacatatttaatcatatcacattagttacagtaatatcactttctcactttaTTATAGTAAGAGCACTCCTGTCACCAGGTGCATGTGGAATGTTAGCACAATGAGGCCATTGTAATGGGAGACATTAAATATATAGAGGGACTCTATATCTAGAGTATCAGGGATGTAAATCCGGCTGCAAATCCTTAGGTGACAGCCAAGTAGAAAACAAGGTTATAATTCTCTCTGTGAGGGAGAAGGTATACACCCCCGTCCTTGGGAAGGACTCTTCTGTCCTtgggtttattgtttttagcacTTTGTACCAAAGCAAAGGCTGCAATgccactctgtctgtctctctcatcatggtcacctaaatgcagcgcacagtaatggcaggttttgtaatatgcactgttagttgattatttacctgctgcattaacgggagaggacatgcaaacgttaccgctgctgctgggttgagttTCATGACttcggagcggaattaaaaacacaacattcatttaaggttatcgcgtgttttgtgaacaaatgcttttgcatattcgtagtgtttcctcccttaaatgaaatatctactttgcaaatattgcaagttgccctgttgtcatccgttctcgtaaagtataaccaaacttttgagtgtttgagccacttaggcgccgtgtttcctgccaggtaaatgaagctccgcaacgtggtgacatcattcggggcgactggaatcgataagggaatcgtttgttAAAATGGccaacaattccaaggaattgaaacagtgggaaccggttctcaacaagaacagggtttcgatacccatccctagatgTAAGCATCAGTTATTAATTAAAGCCAGAAGCAGTGACTGCAGCACTGCGTGGCAAGTTCTAATCCCTATAGCATGTTGTTTCACCTAAAAGCAAAACTTTTCCTGTGATGTTTCTGGCTGATTTTAGGGTTTTGTTTTAGTACCAGGCTGATTCTGCCAGttaggtttgttttctttttgtaagagaaagactgttttgttttgttttttacactcAGACATGTCTGGAACTGTGCCTaatatgtttttggttttttttttttgcaacagtgCACTTAGGAAAAAACCTGCCAGGTATTATCCCTCTGGTGGTGATATTTTGTGTGCTGATGATTTAAAAGCAGGCTTGCAAGATTGGGagtaaaagcgctataaaaCACTTTAATTGAGAGCAAATATATGGTGAGCTTCTCTTTAAATTACAATGGGCTTCTGAGGAAATTCACCTAAAGGGGCGCTGACCATATTAGATGGTAAGACCTGTGTTTAAAAGGATTGTAGCAATTCAATCCAtttcaaaagcaaaaagaattgattttatttttggaatGACGTAATATTGCTGTCAGTGGATACTTAAATTAGGGCGCAGTTTTCCACTATCAGCAACGATTGGTAAAAACTAAGTCAACTAAGAGTGACCTAGACAACGCTAGGATGCAGCTGAACAGCTGAGGCAGTGGGGAGGTGGAAACTGGACTATGAAGTGGCCGGGGCACTGTAATGAGAGGAGAGCACAGTCAACTGGATCCGGCAGACAATCAGTGATCCTCCACAGTTAAACTGAGTTGCCTTACTTGGTTTTAGGTGGAGGTGACAGGTGGGGCGGAAGGCCCGGATACAGTCGAGGCGTGGGGAGGCAGGCAAGTGAGTGGCGGGCCAGTTGGCAACGTCGTACCAGCAGCAGGTGGCCCAGGTCCAGGAAAGCGGAGATGAGGGAGCCAAGACCCCCACTCCAGGAGCTACCTCTGAGGACAAGAAAAACAGGTAAGTCTTCACACGGGTTCTGGACAAAGCACTCAAACACCACTTGACTAACATGGGATAGCAGATACTCAGGCGATGAACGGTTGAGTGCGCAGGTCTTATATGCTGCCGGAATAATTGCCCACAGGTGGTCAGCCAGGGAGGAGCAACCAATCTCCacctaaaggaggaggagccgcTGTTGGAGACCTGCAGGTACccacccagaccatgacaaTAACAGGTGCAGTGGCCAGAGTATTGCTGGAAAAAAATCATCCCAAGGGTGGAATCTCCAGACTGAGATTGAGACTGGGTGCTGATCAGAAGTCTTCAGAGACCCAGCGAGAAGTAGGAAATATTCATGGCATAGCTGACAGCCCAagcagtggttgaggtcaaaggtcctACTAGTGATCATGAGAAGATTCAGGaaccacagcaataaccatAAAGCTGTGCTGGAATGAGAGAGTGAGGGGTGAAAAGAGCACCCTCCTCCAACAAGGGCGTGCTAAGCTCCAACTAAGCGACTGCAGAGCGAGTCTCTGTGCCAACCAAGGAGGGATCAGCGAATGAATACAGATGACAACTGATTAATCAGTCAGGCAGTTACATATGTTAAACTATAAACACTTAAAATCATAGAGACATCAGTCTCAACAAGCATATGCATCAGTGCGTTCTTCTGGTTTttacacattaaaataaaaactaagcaCATTTCCTGCACATTTTTCTTAAGGTTATTGTTGAAAATTTCAGGGAATAAGtcattttttctgcttcttttaggGTTAAACATTATACAGAGGCCAGGTTGTTAGTGTGAAATACATTCTCatttacaaaatatttaaatattcttaTCTTTTACAATCTAAAAACCAAAGGAAGACTCATTATAACACagctatattgtgtatttttgaaGGAAGGGAAAAGTATGTTGCTTATCAAACATATAATAACCTTAGTCACTGTGCTGATGTTTTACACTCAAAACAAAGGTCCTAATAGACAATCTATTAAAGCTCTATAGAGAGCAGTTACATAAGACACAAAGAACTTTATTCGTAAAAgtgaatttcatttttttttttttattcagctcAACAAGTGAAAGCACCACTTACATCATGCTGACCACGTAATTGTGGCTGACACACAGAGTATATAAACCTCTGGTGACATACTTTGTCACTTAGACAGTACACAGAGAGATTTCATTTTACCCTGACTTTAACTTGTAAAAATGTCATTTGCTCTCAGTTTGAAATGACATCTACTAAGGTAaactaatattttattatgGATAATGTTTCAGTAATTACTGTTTTTACTCTCTCAGGTTTAAGTGATATTGCAAACTACAGGGTCATTCTCTTTGTTCTCACTTTACTGTGTTACTGTGTGATTTGGCTGGTAAATGTGACGATAATTGTCACAGTCATTGTGGATAAAAGCCTTCATGAACCCATGTACATCTTCCTCTGCAGTCTGTGCTTCAATGGACTCTATGGGACAGCTGCATTTTATCCCAAGTTTCTCTATGATCTTCTGTCCACCACTCATGTCATCTCTTATGCAGGATGCCTTTTACAGGGTTTTGTATTGTACTCTTCAGTTTGTGCTGACTTCTCTCTTCTAGCTCTCATGGCCTATGACAGATACGTGGCTATATGTCGACCTCTTGTGTACCACTCTCTGATGACTACACaaaaaatttgtattttagtattttttgcTTGGCTTATTCCCATTTACCTTCTCTTCATGAGCACAATAACAACAGCAGTGTTGAGGTTATGTGGCTCACACATACCAAGAATCTACTGTGTAAACTGGTTAATTAATAATCTAGCTTGCTCTGCCTCTGTAGCAAGAATTGTTATTCCTGCTTTTAATTACACCTTTTATATCGGCCATGTCCTTTTGGTTTTCTGGTCTTATGTACATCTGATCAAAACATGTCAGTCATCCAAAGACAACTGGAACAAATTCATGCAGACATGTGTACCACATTTATTCTCTTTAACAGTTGttgttctgtcttttctttttgatatgTTATACATGCGATTTGGCTCAAAGGAAATACCACAAAGTTTTGAGAATTTCATGGCAATGGAAATTTTCCTCATCCCACCAATTATTAATCCTCTCATGTATGGATTTAAATTGACACAAATAAGAAACAGAGTTTTGAATTTTATATGTGGTAAAAGTTCAGCTTTGAGACTAAAGTCATGAGTGTTTCCGCAGAGAGGGGCAAAGAAATCTGTtgatatatgtacatatgtgaTTTAAGCGAAATGTGATCTGTAGTGTAAATGAATAGATACTATGACAGATACACATTTCCAGACTGTTTTCATTAATTGAAATATAAGTAGAATTTCCTTTTGgttctgaaatttaaaaaagaaaacaacacacattGAAATTAAACACATTTCCTGTACATTATTAGTTTCTGTCTTGTATggacaaaaaaaaggtttcatgtGGTTACATCTTTTTCTGATGTTTAGCTTCTTTTTCTGGTTGACTACAATGTTTTTACTCACCTagttttgttacacttaattataGTATCCTTGGGTCTAAAATTTTATTCTCAGGTAAGTATCAAAATGGTACTAAAGCTCTGCCAGAGGTGGGAGTTGAAAAACTCTCTGACCTAGGCCTCTGCACACCTTTACTTTGAAAACAGTCTTTTGGGTTTTCTTTACATCCAAAATTAAGTGGCTGTCATCACACCAGGCTACAAACcactgtacagggagtgcagaattattaggcaagttgtatttttgaggaataattttattattgaacaacaaccatgttctcaatatcaaagctgaatgtttttggaagtagtttttagtttgtttttagttttagctattttagggggatatctgtgtgtgcaggtgactattactgtgcataattattaggcaacttaacaaaaaacaaatatacccatttcaattatttatttttaccagtgaaaccaatataacatctccacattcacaaatatacatttctgacattcaaaaacaaaacaaaaacaaatcagcgaccaatatagccacctttctttgcaaggacactcaaaagcctgccatccatggattctgtcagtgttttgatctgttcaccatcaacattgcgtgcagcagcaaccacagcctcccagacactgttcagagaggtgtactgttttccctccttgtaaatctcacatttgatgatggaccacaggttctcaatgtggttcagatcaggtgaacaaggtggccatgtcattagtttttcttcttttacaccctttcttgccagccacgctgtggagtacttggacgcgtgtgatggagcattgtcctgcatgaaaatcatgtttttcttgaaggatgcagacttcttcctgtaccactgcttgaagaaggtgtcttccagaaactggcagtaggactgggagttgagcttgactccatcctcaacccgaaagggccccacaagctcatctttgatgataccagcccaaaccagtactccacctccaccttgctggcgtctgagtcggactggagctctctgccctttaccaatccagccacgggcccatccatctggcccatcaagactcactctcatttcatcagtccataaaaccttagaaaaatcagtcttgagatatttcttggcccagtcttgacgtttcagcttgtgtgtcttgttcagtggtggtcgtctttcagcctttcttaccttggccatgtctctgagtattgcacaccttgtgcttttgggcactccagtgatgttgcagctctgaaatatggccaaactggtggcaagtggcatcttggcagctgcacgcttgacttttctcagttcatgggcagttattttgcgccttggtttttccacacgcttcttgcgacgctgttgactattttgaatgaaacgcttgattgttcgatgatcacgcttcagaagctttgcaattttgagactgctgcatccctctgcaagatatctcactatttttgacttttctgagcctgtcaagtccttcttttgacccattttgccaaaggaaaggaagttgcctaataattatgcacacctgatatagggtgttgatgtcattagaccacaccccttctcattacagagatgcacatcacctaatatgcttaattggtagtaggctttcgagcctatacagcttggagtaagacaacatgcatgaagaggatgatgtggacagaatactcatttgcctaataattctgcactccctgtatatcaaAAAAGTAAATGGTTATGTTCTCTTCTTTGTGAAGCAAATTGTGAAAAGGAGTAACCTGCCCTGTCCCTGGCACGACCTTAAGGAGCACTGGTACTTAatcaattaaaattaataatactGTTCCAGCTGATGATTTGTACAAATGATaccatttatttgaaatgtctCCACTCAATTTGATTTGcttttgaataaaaataaataaattaataaataaagactGGAACGTCCTAACCACAGAGCAAAGAtcaacaaaaagcagccaagcATAACTTGTGGGTCTTCAaggtaatttaaaaacaaaaatgtcatgcTATTTATAACATCAGCTGTACCCTATCCTTGTAAACTATAATGGATCTTGCCTTCTGTATACATTTTCCTTTAAGAcacctaaaacacatttattaaaacattttataactAAAGGTGTTACTGTTGGTACGAGTCTAGAGTCATTTCTAAGAGTCAATGGAATTTGGACTGAGTAGCCACATAGCCACCAGTAGCTTTCCCTCACTCTCACGTTCTCGTGTGATGGATTGTTATCATCCTCATCTAAACTACATACTGGTTGACTATTTTCATCCTCTCTCTCGGCTTGCTCTGGTTCAAACTGGAAAGGTTGAAAAGAAGCCATTTCCAGTGCACTGCTAACTGTGAACTCGGTGCGGTACAACCGTGTGACGTCACTACCCAGAATGCATTGAGAAGTAAATGACAATGGCGGCCTACTGGTAAATcggttttatataaaatgtgcgtaaaaggaaaacatttgacGTATTTTAATGCCACATATATGTTGTTGAAAGCACAGTGCATATTTTAGCGCAAACATGTGTTAATAGGGTTCCCTTTAAGGGTGTCCTACTCCCTACCTTTACAGGGACTTCATTCTTCTATGTAGCGtcatataaaataatttattaacaaCAGTCTGTGGTTCTCTCATGAGGCTGGATGAAGTGGGCAGGATGGAGGATCTAAAGTGCAGACTCTCATacgaaaaataaattaaaaagcgGCTTCATTGCTGGActtaagaaatacaaaaaataaactggAATGAACTGGAAATTAATCAAACAGTAAAACAGTGTTTTCCAAAACAGAAAGCACTGGATACAAGACCCAGGAACATGAGAGAATTTTATTTCTCTGCTCATTGAAATAATGAAAAGCTTCACCCCTTAATACTTATGGTTGAAGTAAAATGCAGCACTTTAAGCATTTCACATGGTGAAGAGCAACTGCGTATTATTCAATCTAACCAGTAAGTAAAGTCTATAGAgtaaggcgtgtgctgctgtcATCACCATGGCACCATGAACAACTACAAAATTGAACTTAAATCCATCTTGTCTTGTCCtttagtcattttttttcttgttccatAGACCAACAGAGGCTGAATTCCcaggtgtgtgttttgttgttgagcCAAAGGCAGTAATTAACAGGAGGTGTAGAGGAAGAGCAGATAGTGTTAGGGATGTAGCTACAGCAGCTCTTTCCTCTGTACACTCACAAGTTGTTACTTGTGAGTGTACATCAGAAAGTCTACGTCAGAAAGTACGTGGTTTTTCATATCATGGATAATGTGCATAATGTAAGAAGTTTCATTCTATTAGGATTTAATGAGACGATTAATTTCAGAGTACCCCTCTTCTCGGTTACTTTACTGTATTactgtgtgattttgtttttcaatgtcTCTCTTGTGCTGCTTATTGTCTTGGATGTAAACCTGCATGAACCTATGTACATTTTTCTAAGTAGCTTTTGCATTAATGCACTTTATGGGTCCACAGGTTTCTACCCAAAATTCCTTTCAGATTTACTGTCGCCTTCTCAGACAATCTCCCATGAAGGGTGCCTTTTACAAGCTTTTATCATGTACTCATCTGTCTGCTGCAATTCATCCATTTTAACTGTCATGGCCTTTGACAGGTATCTGGCTATATGTCGACCTCTGCACTACTACTCTTTCATGACTAAGAGGAGGCTCTCTCAGCTGGTGTGTTTCTCCTGGCTGACACCTTTCTGCATTTTTGCCATCAATGTTGTGCTTACAGCAAGACTCAAGTTATGTGGTACGAAGATTCAGAGAGTCTTATGTCTAAACTGGTTAATTGTTAAACTTGCTTGTCCTGAAGCTGACACCTTTTCAAACAACATCACAGCATATGCAACAGTTATCATTTATGTGTCTCATGGCTTTTTTTATCATTTGGACTTACACCCATCTTATTAAAACATGCGCAAAGTCCAGAGAGGACAGGGCAAAGTTTATGCAGACCTGTGTGCCACATCTGACCTCTTTGATCACATTCCTGTCTGtagttgtttttcagtttgtgtacATGCGATTCGATTCCACAGATTTGCCTCAAAGCCTCCAAAATTTCATCGCTACTGAATTTGTGATCATCCCTCCACTTATGAATCCTCTCATATATGGATTCAAACTCACCAAAATACGAAATAGGATTTTGggtttagtttgttttaaaagaaaatgaaacacctTCAGAGTTAAgagtttcaaaaataaaaagacagcaaaatcacaaaaatgtacattattttGTTGAATATGACTGATAAGAGCGGGCCTCG
This genomic window from Astatotilapia calliptera chromosome 16, fAstCal1.2, whole genome shotgun sequence contains:
- the LOC113008226 gene encoding olfactory receptor 6F1-like, with the translated sequence MCPLIMDNQSNKRSFILSGFNETMNFTVPLFSVTLLYYCVILFFNISLVLLIVLDESLHEPMYIFLSSLCINALYGTTGFYPKFLSDLLSSSHRISYEGCLLQAFIMYSCVCCNLSIVAVMAFDRYLAICRPLHYHSFMTKRRLSQLVCFSWLTPFCVFAINVLLTARLKLCGIKIQRVLCLNWLIVQLACPEADTFSNNISAYVILVIIVSHWLFIIWTYLYLIKTCVRSREDRVKFMQTCVPHLTSVIINFTVMVFDAMYLRFGSRDLPQSLQNFITLEFLIIRPVMNPLMYGFKLSKIRNRILSLIYLKGK
- the LOC113008295 gene encoding olfactory receptor 6C1-like, with protein sequence MDNVSVITVFTLSGLSDIANYRVILFVLTLLCYCVIWLVNVTIIVTVIVDKSLHEPMYIFLCSLCFNGLYGTAAFYPKFLYDLLSTTHVISYAGCLLQGFVLYSSVCADFSLLALMAYDRYVAICRPLVYHSLMTTQKICILVFFAWLIPIYLLFMSTITTAVLRLCGSHIPRIYCVNWLINNLACSASVARIVIPAFNYTFYIGHVLLVFWSYVHLIKTCQSSKDNWNKFMQTCVPHLFSLTVVVLSFLFDMLYMRFGSKEIPQSFENFMAMEIFLIPPIINPLMYGFKLTQIRNRVLNFICGKSSALRLKS